One Phenylobacterium hankyongense DNA segment encodes these proteins:
- the cueR gene encoding Cu(I)-responsive transcriptional regulator, whose protein sequence is MNIGQAARASGVSTKMIRYYEQTKLIRPADRTDSNYRSFGARDVNDLRFIKRARTLGFSVEEIVNLLSLWRDRDRPSREVKAIADGHVKDLEVRIAEMQAMADTLRHLSGCCAGDDRPDCPILADLAGGAGDVGGLTVASPDGRFGR, encoded by the coding sequence ATGAATATAGGCCAGGCGGCGCGCGCCTCCGGCGTCAGCACCAAGATGATCCGTTACTACGAGCAGACGAAGCTGATCCGCCCGGCGGACCGCACGGACAGCAACTACCGCAGCTTCGGCGCGCGGGATGTGAACGACCTGCGGTTCATCAAGCGGGCGCGGACCCTGGGGTTCTCGGTCGAGGAGATCGTCAACCTGCTGTCGCTCTGGCGCGACCGCGACCGCCCCAGCCGCGAGGTGAAGGCCATCGCCGACGGCCATGTGAAGGACCTCGAGGTTCGAATCGCCGAGATGCAGGCGATGGCCGACACCCTGCGCCACTTGTCCGGCTGCTGCGCCGGCGACGACCGCCCGGATTGCCCGATCCTCGCGGACCTGGCGGGCGGCGCCGGGGACGTCGGCGGCTTGACCGTCGCGTCGCCCGACGGCCGCTTCGGGCGGTAG
- a CDS encoding heavy-metal-associated domain-containing protein, which produces MVRLNVDGMSCGHCVQAVTRAINALDPQAEVHVDLAGKSVEAKTSAAASAVSKAVEEAGYTVNSAACSGAGWVP; this is translated from the coding sequence ATGGTTCGGTTGAATGTGGATGGAATGAGCTGCGGCCACTGCGTCCAGGCGGTGACCCGCGCCATCAACGCCCTCGATCCCCAGGCGGAGGTCCACGTCGACCTGGCCGGCAAGTCGGTCGAGGCGAAGACGAGCGCCGCAGCATCGGCGGTGTCAAAGGCGGTGGAAGAGGCGGGATACACGGTGAACTCCGCCGCGTGCTCAGGAGCGGGGTGGGTCCCTTGA
- the copD gene encoding copper homeostasis membrane protein CopD, with amino-acid sequence MEAAVVGARIAQFITSVVLFGTPLFFLYGLRGSAAAKLPWARPLLAACAGVVLLGAGVSLLAQTATMAGDPAAAFDRETLASVLSDSAFGAAILVRLAAGAAALIAALALPKGSRLWLVLAALGATILATFAWTGHGAAEEGLAGEAHAAADVLHLLAAGVWLGALAALALLLATSRPSDDVDAFRPLHRALAGFSGIGSAVVAVILVTGLVNSWFLVGPSRIGSLASSPYGLLLMVKVALFVGMLALAAANRFRHTPDLERGMTAKDPRHAIAALRRSVLLETSAGVAILILVSVLGTLAPVAAQ; translated from the coding sequence ATGGAGGCAGCTGTCGTCGGCGCGCGGATCGCCCAGTTCATAACGTCGGTGGTCCTGTTCGGCACGCCGCTGTTCTTCCTCTATGGATTGCGGGGATCGGCCGCCGCGAAGCTGCCGTGGGCGCGGCCCCTGCTGGCGGCGTGCGCCGGCGTCGTCCTGCTGGGCGCCGGGGTCTCGCTGCTCGCGCAGACTGCGACGATGGCGGGCGACCCCGCCGCAGCTTTCGACCGCGAGACCCTGGCGTCGGTCTTGAGCGACAGCGCCTTCGGCGCCGCGATCCTGGTGCGCCTCGCCGCGGGCGCGGCGGCGCTCATCGCAGCACTGGCGCTGCCCAAGGGCTCGCGCCTGTGGCTCGTGCTCGCGGCGCTCGGTGCGACCATCCTGGCCACCTTCGCCTGGACGGGGCACGGCGCTGCCGAGGAGGGCCTGGCGGGCGAAGCGCACGCCGCAGCTGATGTCCTGCACCTGCTCGCAGCCGGCGTCTGGCTGGGGGCCTTGGCGGCGCTCGCCCTGCTGCTCGCCACCTCGCGCCCCAGCGATGACGTCGATGCGTTTCGGCCGTTGCACCGCGCCCTGGCCGGATTCTCAGGCATCGGCTCCGCCGTCGTCGCCGTCATCCTGGTGACAGGTTTGGTCAACAGCTGGTTCCTGGTAGGGCCCTCCCGCATCGGCAGCCTGGCGTCCTCGCCCTATGGGCTGCTGCTGATGGTCAAGGTCGCTCTGTTCGTCGGCATGCTGGCCTTGGCCGCCGCGAACCGGTTCCGTCACACGCCGGACCTCGAGCGGGGCATGACCGCGAAGGACCCGCGCCACGCCATCGCCGCGCTGCGCCGCAGCGTCCTTCTGGAGACCAGCGCCGGCGTGGCCATCCTGATCCTGGTGAGCGTGCTGGGGACGCTGGCTCCCGTCGCCGCGCAGTAA
- a CDS encoding copper-binding protein → MKLVLAATAALLLASPALARPMASMPGMSAKDHAAMSGKTVQGTGVVTAVDTKAGKVTLHHGPIAELSWPAMTMAFKASADVLKSAKVGQKVAFSLNPATSEVVAIQPQ, encoded by the coding sequence ATGAAGTTAGTTCTCGCCGCGACTGCCGCGCTGCTGCTCGCCAGCCCGGCGCTCGCCCGACCCATGGCCTCCATGCCGGGCATGTCGGCCAAGGATCATGCGGCCATGTCCGGCAAGACGGTCCAGGGGACCGGCGTGGTCACGGCCGTGGACACCAAGGCCGGCAAGGTCACCCTGCATCATGGCCCCATCGCGGAATTGAGCTGGCCCGCCATGACCATGGCCTTCAAGGCGTCCGCCGACGTCCTGAAGTCCGCCAAGGTCGGCCAGAAGGTGGCGTTCTCGCTCAATCCGGCGACCAGCGAAGTGGTCGCCATTCAGCCGCAGTAG
- the copC gene encoding copper homeostasis periplasmic binding protein CopC: MSMSLVRFSAGAMGAALVLAASQAAAHAHLVASDPAQNATVAAPKQITLHFSETLHPKFSGFDLSLDGAPVPVKAKIAKDTMVGTPAKPLKAGAYQIKWHAVTPDTHRMEGLYTFTVR, translated from the coding sequence ATGTCGATGTCCTTGGTCCGTTTCAGCGCTGGTGCGATGGGCGCCGCCCTTGTGCTGGCCGCCTCGCAGGCGGCCGCCCACGCCCATCTCGTCGCCTCCGACCCGGCCCAGAACGCGACCGTCGCGGCGCCGAAGCAGATCACGCTGCACTTCAGCGAGACGCTTCACCCGAAGTTCTCGGGATTCGACCTCTCCCTGGACGGCGCGCCGGTGCCGGTGAAGGCCAAGATCGCCAAGGACACGATGGTCGGCACGCCTGCCAAGCCGCTCAAGGCCGGCGCCTATCAGATCAAGTGGCACGCGGTGACCCCCGACACCCACCGGATGGAAGGCCTCTACACCTTCACCGTCCGCTGA
- a CDS encoding heavy metal translocating P-type ATPase, which yields MSETLTLNPFDVPILGMTCASCVGRVEKAIKAVPGVRSAAVNLASERAQVAGGDPKAVAEAIRSAGYEPVERQTELKIDGMTCASCVARVEKALREVPGVVAAAVNLATERATIRTVGAAASPGELAAAVAKAGYAAQPIQVASAEQVDREREARQAEIRNLRRSVILAAAASFPLFVVEMLGHLVPEMHHAIGMTIGEPGWRLLSFALATFVLFGPGLRFYRKGVRNLIRFTPDMNSLVVLGATAAWAYSTVATFAPGVLPPAADNVYYEAAAVIVTLILLGRWFEAGAKGRTSEAIKRLMSLQAKTARVERGGTEIELPIAEVVPGDVVTVRPGERIAVDGEVLDGASFVDESMISGEPIPVEKSAGAAVIGGTVNATGAFRFRATKVGADTLLAQIVRMVETAQGAKLPIQGLVDQVTAWFVPAVIAVATLTFLAWLAFGPTPALGFALVNAVAVLIIACPCAMGLATPTSIMVGTGKAAELGVLFRRGEALQALRDVRVVALDKTGTLTKGRPELTDIRTAAPFKEDEVLALVASVERRSEHPVGGAIVEAARARDLVLREPASFQSTPGFGVEATVSGRQVLVGADRFMVHRGVDISTFAAKAGELADAGKTPLYAAVDGQPAAVLAVADPIKPTSREAIMTLHRLGLKVAMVTGDNRRTAEAVARELGIDDVLAEVLPGEKADAVRRLRAAHGPAAFVGDGVNDAPALATADVGIAIGQGSDIAIESADVVLMSGDLRGVVNAIALSRATLANIRQNLVWAFGYNVVLIPLAAGALYPAFGLLLSPVVAAGAMALSSVSVLTNALRLRGFRSPLPAAPSLQGDAA from the coding sequence ATGTCCGAGACCCTGACCTTGAATCCGTTCGACGTTCCCATCCTAGGCATGACCTGCGCGAGCTGCGTCGGACGGGTGGAGAAGGCCATCAAGGCCGTGCCCGGCGTGCGGAGCGCGGCGGTGAATCTGGCGTCCGAGCGCGCCCAGGTGGCCGGCGGCGACCCGAAAGCTGTGGCCGAGGCGATCCGCTCCGCCGGCTACGAGCCGGTCGAGCGCCAGACCGAGCTGAAGATCGACGGCATGACCTGCGCCAGCTGCGTCGCGCGGGTCGAGAAGGCCCTGCGCGAGGTCCCCGGTGTGGTCGCCGCGGCCGTCAACCTGGCCACCGAGCGGGCGACCATCCGCACGGTCGGGGCCGCCGCGTCGCCGGGCGAGCTTGCCGCGGCCGTGGCCAAGGCCGGCTACGCCGCGCAGCCGATCCAGGTGGCCTCCGCCGAACAGGTTGATCGCGAGCGTGAAGCCCGCCAGGCGGAGATCCGCAATTTGCGCCGGTCGGTGATCCTGGCCGCCGCGGCCAGCTTCCCGCTGTTCGTCGTGGAGATGCTCGGCCACCTCGTGCCCGAAATGCACCATGCGATTGGGATGACGATCGGCGAGCCGGGCTGGCGCCTGCTGAGCTTCGCCCTGGCCACGTTCGTACTCTTCGGACCGGGGCTGCGGTTTTACCGCAAGGGCGTCCGGAACTTGATCCGGTTCACGCCCGACATGAACAGTCTGGTGGTGCTGGGCGCGACCGCGGCTTGGGCGTACTCCACCGTGGCGACTTTCGCGCCGGGCGTCCTGCCGCCGGCCGCTGACAACGTCTACTATGAAGCCGCTGCGGTGATCGTCACCCTGATCCTGCTGGGCCGGTGGTTCGAGGCTGGGGCCAAGGGCCGCACCAGCGAGGCGATCAAGCGGCTGATGAGCCTGCAGGCCAAGACCGCGCGGGTGGAACGCGGCGGCACGGAGATCGAGCTGCCGATCGCCGAGGTGGTCCCAGGCGACGTCGTCACCGTCCGGCCCGGGGAGCGAATCGCTGTGGACGGCGAAGTCCTCGACGGGGCCTCCTTCGTCGACGAGTCGATGATCAGCGGCGAGCCGATCCCGGTGGAGAAGTCGGCCGGCGCCGCGGTAATCGGCGGCACCGTCAACGCGACCGGGGCTTTCCGCTTCCGCGCCACCAAGGTCGGGGCCGACACGCTGCTGGCGCAGATCGTCCGCATGGTCGAGACCGCCCAGGGGGCCAAGCTGCCGATCCAGGGCCTGGTGGACCAGGTGACCGCCTGGTTCGTGCCGGCGGTGATCGCCGTCGCCACGCTAACTTTCCTGGCCTGGCTGGCGTTCGGGCCGACGCCGGCCTTGGGGTTCGCCCTGGTGAACGCGGTGGCCGTGCTGATCATTGCCTGCCCCTGCGCCATGGGACTGGCGACGCCAACCTCGATCATGGTGGGAACCGGCAAGGCCGCCGAGCTGGGCGTCCTCTTCCGCCGCGGCGAGGCCCTGCAGGCGCTGCGCGATGTGCGCGTCGTCGCCCTCGACAAGACCGGAACCCTAACCAAGGGGCGGCCAGAGCTGACCGACATCCGCACCGCCGCGCCTTTCAAGGAGGACGAGGTCCTGGCGCTGGTCGCCAGCGTTGAGCGCCGCTCCGAACATCCGGTGGGAGGGGCGATTGTCGAGGCGGCGAGGGCGCGTGACCTGGTCCTGCGCGAACCTGCGAGCTTCCAGTCCACGCCCGGATTCGGGGTCGAGGCGACGGTCTCGGGGCGCCAGGTGCTGGTCGGCGCCGATCGCTTCATGGTTCATCGGGGAGTCGACATCTCCACCTTCGCCGCGAAGGCCGGCGAACTCGCCGACGCCGGCAAGACGCCGCTCTACGCCGCCGTGGACGGTCAGCCGGCCGCCGTCCTTGCCGTCGCCGATCCGATCAAGCCCACCTCCCGGGAGGCGATCATGACCCTCCACCGTCTCGGCCTGAAGGTCGCGATGGTCACCGGCGACAACCGACGCACCGCGGAGGCCGTCGCCCGAGAGCTCGGGATCGACGATGTGCTGGCGGAGGTCCTGCCCGGCGAGAAGGCCGACGCCGTCCGGCGTCTGCGCGCAGCGCACGGTCCGGCGGCCTTTGTCGGCGACGGCGTGAACGACGCGCCGGCGCTGGCCACGGCCGACGTGGGGATCGCCATCGGGCAGGGCTCCGATATCGCCATCGAGAGCGCGGACGTGGTGCTGATGAGCGGCGACCTGCGCGGGGTGGTCAACGCCATCGCGCTCAGCCGGGCGACGCTCGCCAACATCCGCCAGAACCTGGTCTGGGCCTTCGGTTACAACGTGGTGCTGATCCCGCTGGCGGCCGGCGCCCTCTATCCGGCGTTCGGCCTGCTGCTGTCGCCGGTGGTGGCCGCCGGCGCCATGGCGCTGTCCAGCGTCAGCGTACTCACAAATGCGCTGCGGCTGCGGGGCTTCCGCTCACCGCTGCCGGCGGCGCCTTCGCTGCAAGGAGACGCCGCATGA